One window of the Tissierella sp. genome contains the following:
- the nifU gene encoding Fe-S cluster assembly scaffold protein NifU, with protein sequence MYSEKVMEHFQNPKNVGELIDADGIGEVGNAKCGDIMKMYLKIEDDIIKDVKFKTFGCGSAIASSSMATELIKGKTIEDAMKLTNKAVAEALDGLPPVKMHCSVLAEQAIKSALLDYSKKNNVHIEGLDNVDFDEDHHNHEEDLD encoded by the coding sequence ATGTACTCAGAAAAAGTAATGGAGCATTTTCAAAATCCTAAAAATGTGGGTGAACTAATAGATGCAGATGGTATAGGTGAAGTAGGTAATGCAAAATGTGGGGATATAATGAAAATGTACCTTAAAATAGAAGATGATATTATAAAGGATGTTAAGTTTAAAACTTTTGGATGTGGTTCTGCAATAGCATCATCTAGTATGGCAACAGAATTAATAAAAGGAAAAACTATAGAAGATGCAATGAAACTAACTAATAAAGCAGTTGCAGAAGCTCTTGATGGATTACCACCAGTGAAAATGCATTGTTCTGTTTTAGCAGAGCAAGCTATTAAATCTGCACTACTTGATTATTCTAAGAAGAACAATGTTCATATAGAAGGCTTAGACAATGTAGATTTTGATGAAGATCATCATAATCATGAAGAAGACTTAGATTAG
- a CDS encoding L-threonine 3-dehydrogenase, with amino-acid sequence MRKILITGALGQIGSELTTEMRRVYGANNVIASGRRIKDGHEKLIESGPFEIVNINDPKTLAEVVRKNKVDTIVNLAAILSAVGEQHPDQCWDINMNGLYNILEVGREENCMVYTPSSIAAFGPSTPPDNTPQDTIQRPSTMYGVTKVAGELLCDYYFKRFGVDTRGVRFPGLISYETLPGGGTTDYAVHIYYDALKNKKYTSFIDKGTYMDMMYMPDALDAIIDLMEADPSKLIHRNAFNVSAMSFDPEMLAASIKKYIPEFELDYDVDPVRQGIANTWPNSLDDSAAREEWGWNPKYNLDSMTKDMLEKLKIKLGL; translated from the coding sequence GTGAGAAAAATTTTAATTACTGGAGCATTAGGACAAATTGGCTCAGAACTTACTACAGAAATGAGAAGAGTGTATGGCGCTAACAATGTTATAGCAAGTGGTAGAAGGATAAAAGACGGACATGAGAAACTCATAGAATCAGGACCTTTTGAAATCGTAAATATAAATGATCCTAAAACATTGGCTGAAGTAGTAAGAAAAAATAAAGTTGACACTATAGTAAATCTTGCAGCTATATTATCTGCTGTTGGTGAACAACATCCTGATCAATGTTGGGATATTAATATGAATGGATTATATAATATTCTTGAAGTTGGAAGGGAAGAAAATTGTATGGTCTATACACCATCTTCAATCGCAGCTTTTGGACCTTCTACACCACCCGATAATACACCACAGGATACAATTCAAAGACCTAGTACTATGTACGGTGTAACAAAAGTAGCTGGAGAATTGCTATGTGACTATTATTTTAAAAGATTTGGAGTAGATACAAGAGGAGTACGCTTCCCAGGGTTAATATCTTATGAGACACTACCTGGTGGAGGAACTACAGACTATGCAGTGCATATTTACTATGATGCATTAAAGAATAAGAAATATACAAGCTTTATTGATAAAGGTACTTACATGGACATGATGTACATGCCTGATGCTTTAGATGCAATTATTGATTTAATGGAAGCAGATCCATCTAAGTTAATTCACAGAAATGCATTTAATGTTTCAGCTATGAGTTTTGATCCAGAGATGTTAGCTGCATCAATAAAGAAATATATTCCTGAATTTGAGTTGGATTATGATGTGGATCCTGTAAGACAAGGTATTGCAAATACTTGGCCAAACTCATTAGATGATTCAGCTGCTAGAGAAGAGTGGGGTTGGAATCCAAAATACAACCTAGACTCCATGACTAAGGATATGCTTGAAAAATTAAAAATTAAATTAGGGCTATAA
- a CDS encoding Rrf2 family transcriptional regulator has product MKLSTRGRYGLKAMFQLALHYGEGPISLNQIAEKQNLSESYLEQLFSTLRKEGLLNSVRGAQGGYMLSESPHKITVGCILRALEGSMAPSDCVIDDNNECNKEDGCATRLVWVRIKDSIDEVIDSITLQDMVDDEIKLNNKQ; this is encoded by the coding sequence ATGAAATTATCTACAAGGGGAAGATATGGGTTAAAAGCAATGTTTCAGTTAGCCTTACATTATGGAGAAGGACCAATATCTTTAAACCAGATTGCAGAGAAGCAGAATCTATCTGAAAGCTACTTAGAACAATTGTTTTCAACTTTAAGAAAAGAAGGGTTGTTAAATAGCGTTAGAGGAGCTCAAGGTGGTTATATGTTATCAGAAAGTCCGCATAAAATTACAGTAGGTTGTATACTTAGAGCTCTTGAAGGAAGTATGGCACCCTCTGACTGTGTAATAGATGATAATAATGAATGTAATAAAGAAGATGGCTGTGCAACAAGGCTAGTTTGGGTTAGAATCAAGGACAGTATAGATGAAGTAATTGACTCTATAACATTACAGGATATGGTAGATGATGAAATTAAATTAAATAATAAACAATAA
- the nifS gene encoding cysteine desulfurase NifS, whose protein sequence is MKKYIYMDNAATTPVKQEVLDEMLPYFTEKYGNPSSVYSLSSMSKRAIEDSREKIANVINADRREIYFTAGGSEADNWAIKGIAFGNKQKGNHIITTKIEHHAVLHTCEYLGKNGFDITYLDVDEYGLIDLQQLKNAITDKTILISIMYANNEIGTIQPIKEIGEIAKSNKIYFHTDAVQAIGNIKIDVKELNIDALSMSAHKFYGPKGIGVLYIKQGVKIDPLISGGGQERNKRAGTENVPAIVGMRKAIELAYENLDEHNEKLRKLRNYLISKIESNIDNVKLNGHPTLRLPGNVNMCFRFIEGESLLLSLDMEGIAGSSGSACTSGSLDPSHVLLAIGLPHEIAHGSLRLSLGDFNTEEEIDFVVEKLVKIVERLRMMSPLYDKNKEEK, encoded by the coding sequence ATGAAAAAATATATATACATGGATAATGCAGCAACAACTCCCGTTAAGCAAGAAGTTTTGGATGAAATGCTACCATACTTTACAGAAAAATATGGAAATCCTTCATCAGTATATTCCTTAAGTAGCATGTCCAAAAGAGCAATTGAAGATTCAAGAGAAAAAATAGCAAATGTAATTAATGCAGATAGAAGAGAAATATATTTTACTGCTGGTGGTTCAGAAGCTGATAACTGGGCAATAAAAGGTATAGCTTTTGGAAATAAGCAAAAAGGCAATCATATTATAACTACTAAAATCGAGCATCATGCTGTACTACACACTTGTGAATACTTAGGGAAAAATGGATTTGATATTACTTACTTAGATGTTGATGAATATGGGTTGATTGATTTACAACAATTAAAAAATGCAATAACAGATAAGACTATACTTATCTCAATAATGTATGCAAATAATGAAATTGGGACAATACAACCTATTAAGGAAATAGGTGAAATAGCAAAATCAAACAAGATATATTTCCACACAGATGCTGTTCAAGCAATTGGAAATATTAAGATAGATGTTAAAGAACTTAATATTGATGCATTATCCATGTCTGCTCACAAATTTTATGGACCTAAAGGAATTGGGGTATTGTATATAAAACAGGGTGTAAAAATAGATCCTCTTATATCAGGAGGAGGACAAGAGCGAAATAAAAGAGCTGGAACTGAGAATGTCCCAGCAATAGTTGGAATGCGAAAAGCTATAGAATTGGCTTATGAAAACTTAGATGAACATAATGAAAAACTAAGAAAGCTCAGAAATTATTTAATTAGTAAAATAGAATCTAATATTGATAATGTAAAACTAAACGGACATCCAACTCTTCGACTACCTGGAAATGTAAATATGTGTTTTCGATTTATAGAAGGAGAATCTTTATTACTTAGTTTAGATATGGAAGGGATAGCAGGTTCAAGTGGTTCTGCTTGTACTTCTGGTTCTCTAGATCCTTCTCATGTACTGTTAGCAATAGGATTACCTCATGAAATTGCTCATGGCTCTCTTAGATTGTCTTTAGGAGATTTTAATACTGAAGAAGAGATAGATTTTGTAGTAGAAAAATTAGTTAAAATAGTTGAGAGATTAAGAATGATGTCTCCACTATATGACAAAAATAAGGAGGAAAAATAA
- a CDS encoding AI-2E family transporter has translation MIEYNQPVFLFKVIWSLSILLLILIIYYLVNIGNKYVEDNRKIKINNKKVMPILLGLIFVFAFYSLLKKYTVLSDTFYTIILSAILAYLFNPIINRLEKKGIKRVWGVLLLYLCIILVIMFFFFLVVPRSTTEIKRLVSDMPKYLEQASSLIDAMYNKYYSTLGDLPPMFQGVQQVVMENIVGLESIVVNGLKTFIGGIINTFSKVVSIVLTPILTLYFLVDKDYFKVKIMGLIPEKRRKEYKKLFNEMDYSLSKFVRGKIIMATYVGIATSIVLLIIGVDFAIVIGFITGIADIIPYIGPFLGFAPAVFFAYLSSPLKAIWVSLFFLSIQWIENNIMAPKILGDTTGIHPMVVLLSIIIGGGIFGVVGMILAVPVVAVSIILFKFIVEKLKRPPETDN, from the coding sequence ATGATTGAATATAATCAACCTGTTTTTTTATTTAAAGTGATTTGGTCATTATCTATTCTTTTATTAATATTAATTATTTATTATCTAGTAAATATTGGTAATAAATATGTGGAAGATAATAGAAAGATAAAAATAAATAATAAAAAAGTTATGCCAATATTATTAGGTTTGATTTTCGTATTTGCATTTTATAGTCTTTTGAAAAAATACACAGTACTTTCGGATACATTTTATACTATTATATTATCTGCAATTCTAGCTTATCTTTTTAACCCAATCATTAATCGTTTAGAAAAAAAAGGAATAAAGAGAGTATGGGGAGTATTGCTATTATATCTATGTATTATTTTAGTTATAATGTTTTTTTTCTTTTTAGTAGTTCCAAGGTCCACTACGGAAATAAAAAGATTAGTTTCTGATATGCCAAAGTACCTTGAACAGGCATCAAGTCTAATAGATGCAATGTACAATAAATATTATTCAACCTTAGGAGATTTACCACCAATGTTTCAAGGTGTTCAACAGGTAGTTATGGAAAATATCGTAGGGTTAGAAAGTATAGTTGTAAATGGTCTTAAAACCTTTATAGGTGGGATAATAAATACTTTTTCAAAGGTCGTAAGTATTGTATTAACCCCTATATTGACATTATACTTCTTAGTGGATAAAGATTATTTTAAAGTTAAGATAATGGGATTAATTCCTGAGAAAAGAAGAAAAGAGTATAAGAAATTATTTAATGAAATGGATTACTCTCTCTCTAAATTTGTTAGGGGAAAGATAATTATGGCAACTTATGTTGGCATTGCGACTTCAATAGTATTATTAATTATTGGAGTTGATTTTGCAATAGTTATTGGATTTATTACAGGTATTGCAGATATTATACCTTATATTGGTCCATTTTTAGGTTTTGCACCTGCAGTATTTTTTGCCTATTTATCCAGCCCTTTAAAGGCAATATGGGTAAGTTTGTTTTTCTTATCTATTCAATGGATAGAGAATAATATAATGGCTCCTAAAATATTAGGTGATACAACTGGCATACATCCTATGGTAGTTTTACTATCTATTATCATTGGTGGAGGAATATTTGGTGTGGTAGGAATGATTTTAGCAGTCCCAGTAGTTGCCGTATCAATCATTCTATTTAAATTTATAGTTGAGAAACTTAAAAGACCACCTGAAACTGACAATTAA
- a CDS encoding SPFH domain-containing protein — protein MGLIKALTSAIGGSLADQWLEVIEPNDMGDNTVFTSGVKVRKDDKRGSNKKGTENTVSNGSVIHVYPNQFMILVDGGKVVDYTAEEGYYKVDNTSLPSLFNGTFKDSLMESFERIKYGGVTPTAQKVYYINLQEIKGIKFGTPNPLNYFDNFYNSELFLRTHGNYSIKITDPLLFFAEAIPRNEDKVEIQDINEQYLSEFLEALQSTMNQMSVDGIRISHVASRGRELSQYMANILDEDWKRMRGMEIQAVGISSISYDDESKELINMRNKGAMLGDPSVREGYVQGSIARGMEAAGSNEGGAAAAFMGMGVGMQGAGNFMGAASQSNQQQMNQQGQQKQVEQKGNEWYCTECGQKNSGNFCSDCGTKRATTSQCSKCGFKPEGEIPKFCPECGNKF, from the coding sequence ATGGGATTAATTAAAGCATTAACTTCAGCTATAGGTGGATCTTTAGCTGATCAATGGTTAGAGGTAATTGAACCAAATGATATGGGAGATAATACTGTATTTACATCTGGGGTAAAAGTTAGAAAAGATGATAAGAGAGGGTCAAATAAAAAAGGTACAGAGAATACAGTATCAAATGGATCTGTCATACATGTCTATCCTAATCAATTTATGATTTTAGTAGATGGTGGTAAAGTAGTAGATTATACAGCTGAAGAAGGCTATTATAAGGTAGATAATACATCCTTACCATCGCTATTTAATGGGACTTTTAAGGATTCTTTAATGGAGTCATTTGAAAGAATTAAATATGGTGGAGTTACACCAACTGCTCAAAAAGTTTATTATATAAATCTACAAGAGATAAAAGGAATTAAATTTGGTACTCCAAATCCCTTGAATTATTTTGATAACTTTTATAACTCTGAATTATTTTTAAGAACACATGGGAATTATTCTATAAAGATTACTGATCCTCTACTTTTTTTTGCAGAAGCAATTCCAAGGAATGAGGATAAGGTAGAGATTCAAGATATAAATGAACAATACTTATCAGAATTCTTAGAGGCTTTACAATCAACTATGAATCAGATGTCTGTTGATGGAATTCGTATATCCCATGTAGCATCTAGAGGTAGAGAATTAAGTCAATATATGGCTAATATATTAGATGAAGATTGGAAAAGAATGAGAGGTATGGAAATTCAGGCTGTTGGTATCTCTAGTATCTCCTATGATGATGAGTCTAAAGAATTAATAAATATGAGAAATAAAGGCGCTATGTTAGGTGACCCATCTGTTAGAGAAGGCTATGTTCAAGGGTCTATTGCAAGAGGTATGGAAGCAGCTGGATCAAATGAAGGTGGGGCTGCAGCTGCGTTTATGGGTATGGGCGTAGGTATGCAAGGTGCAGGTAACTTTATGGGTGCTGCGTCTCAGTCAAATCAACAGCAAATGAATCAACAGGGTCAACAAAAACAAGTGGAGCAAAAAGGCAATGAGTGGTATTGTACTGAATGTGGCCAGAAAAATTCTGGTAATTTTTGTTCAGATTGTGGCACAAAACGAGCTACAACATCTCAATGCTCAAAATGTGGGTTCAAACCTGAAGGGGAGATTCCAAAGTTTTGTCCAGAATGTGGAAATAAGTTTTAG
- a CDS encoding FtsX-like permease family protein, with product MEINALSKDIVRDIKKSLGRFLSIAAIIALGVAFFSGLKIAPEDMKFTADKYYDDYNLMDIRILSTLGLTEKDLDEISKIEGIKETFATYTIDALARFNDAEAVLRVHGIASDNIVNRVRLVKGRLPEKPNECVIEEGKNGSISVPLGSTIQLSSGKDELLSESLKNTGYKVVGTVQTPYYLSFEKGSSNIGNGQVRNFIMIPQENFKLEVYTDIFATVDGATELNSYKDEYFHIVDNVTDELKNLAKDREIIRHKEILSEGRAEIEKGKNEYLEEKVKVEEKLSDVLRDIEDAKIDIASGEMKLSGEEKEFNVKIQDGKEKIANAEKDLSAGEIEYENGLKAFSEQKAIAEENFKNAENEIEKGEEGLLKLEESISQINSALENPLLADEQRQKINSDLQTAIAMLEGTKKSVEDGKRQLEAGRFELNKGEEELNNAKELLLSSRKALEEEKVKLIEGEETGIAEFKKARRDIEEAKIKLLDGEKEYLEGKNKADKELADAWKKIEDGERKLSKVEKGKWYVLDRDSHYSYVDYGGAADRIDALSKVFPIFFALVAALVCLTTMTRMVDEQRVNIGTLKALGYSKGSIASKYIIYALTATVLGCIIGIGVGYTLFPTVIFNAYGIMYILPPVTLNFNIGLATAISLGAIGLITMTTFLACNNELKESPSSLMRPRAPKMGKRILLERIPFIWNRFSFSYKVTTRNIFRYKRRFFMTVIGIAGCTALMLTAFGIKDSIRTVVDRQYGVLFTYDMTVGIKPSKAKYLDEVDKINSYELILRESGTLSSNNIKKDISIVVPKDIKNIDSFIHLQERKKENKINIPEEGIVITEQVGKSLDVKVGDEITFINVDNDEALVKIIGITENYTFNYVYLSANYYEEIFDKEVEFNEAIAILEDTSKDIEDQLSTELLSLEGISGVNFNRTVKEDFENTIRSLNYVVMVMIISAGALAFVVLYNLTNVNISERIREIATIKVLGFYDSEVSAYIYRENTILTIIGTMVGLVMGVILHRFIMITVEMDNIMFGLKLSFKSHIISIILTLVFAILVNFAMYYKLKNVEMVESLKSVD from the coding sequence GTGGAAATAAATGCATTAAGTAAAGATATTGTAAGGGATATAAAAAAATCTCTAGGTAGGTTTTTATCTATTGCAGCAATTATAGCTTTGGGAGTAGCTTTCTTTTCAGGACTAAAAATAGCTCCAGAGGATATGAAATTTACTGCGGATAAATATTATGATGATTATAATTTAATGGATATAAGAATTTTGTCAACATTAGGTTTAACGGAAAAAGATTTAGATGAAATAAGTAAAATAGAAGGAATAAAGGAGACCTTTGCTACCTATACAATAGATGCTTTGGCAAGATTTAATGATGCAGAAGCTGTACTTAGGGTGCACGGTATTGCCTCAGATAATATAGTAAATAGAGTGAGATTAGTAAAGGGAAGATTACCAGAAAAACCAAATGAATGTGTTATTGAAGAAGGAAAAAATGGTTCTATTAGCGTACCTTTAGGTTCTACAATTCAACTGTCCTCAGGTAAGGATGAGCTTCTATCTGAGAGTCTTAAAAATACAGGGTATAAGGTAGTAGGTACTGTTCAAACACCATATTACTTATCCTTCGAAAAAGGGAGTAGCAATATAGGCAATGGACAGGTAAGAAACTTCATTATGATTCCACAGGAAAACTTTAAGCTTGAAGTATATACAGATATATTTGCTACTGTAGACGGTGCAACAGAACTAAATTCTTACAAAGATGAATATTTTCATATAGTTGATAATGTTACAGACGAGTTAAAGAACTTAGCTAAGGATAGGGAAATAATAAGGCATAAGGAGATATTATCTGAAGGAAGAGCAGAAATAGAAAAAGGTAAAAATGAATATTTAGAGGAGAAAGTGAAAGTAGAGGAAAAATTATCGGATGTATTAAGAGATATTGAAGATGCAAAAATTGATATAGCCAGTGGAGAAATGAAACTTAGTGGAGAGGAAAAGGAGTTTAATGTAAAAATCCAAGATGGTAAAGAAAAAATAGCCAATGCAGAAAAGGATTTGTCAGCTGGAGAAATAGAATACGAAAATGGATTAAAAGCTTTCAGTGAACAGAAGGCTATAGCAGAGGAAAACTTTAAAAATGCTGAAAATGAAATAGAAAAGGGAGAAGAAGGATTACTTAAATTAGAAGAGAGTATTTCACAAATTAACTCAGCTTTAGAAAACCCTTTATTAGCAGATGAACAAAGGCAAAAAATTAATTCTGATTTACAAACTGCAATTGCTATGTTAGAAGGTACAAAAAAATCAGTGGAAGATGGAAAAAGACAATTAGAAGCAGGAAGATTTGAATTAAATAAAGGAGAAGAGGAGCTAAATAATGCAAAGGAGCTGCTATTATCCTCAAGGAAAGCTTTAGAAGAAGAAAAAGTAAAACTTATAGAAGGCGAAGAGACAGGTATCGCTGAATTTAAAAAAGCAAGAAGAGATATTGAAGAAGCAAAAATCAAACTTTTGGATGGTGAAAAGGAATATTTAGAGGGAAAGAATAAAGCTGACAAAGAATTAGCAGATGCTTGGAAAAAGATAGAGGATGGGGAGAGAAAATTAAGTAAGGTAGAGAAGGGAAAATGGTATGTTCTAGATAGAGATAGCCACTATTCTTATGTGGATTATGGTGGGGCAGCTGATAGAATTGATGCTTTGTCTAAAGTTTTTCCAATTTTCTTTGCCTTAGTAGCAGCTTTAGTTTGTTTAACTACAATGACAAGAATGGTAGATGAGCAAAGGGTAAATATTGGAACACTTAAGGCCTTGGGGTATAGTAAGGGATCTATTGCGTCTAAGTACATTATTTATGCGCTAACTGCAACGGTATTAGGATGCATAATAGGAATTGGAGTAGGATACACATTATTTCCAACGGTTATTTTTAATGCCTATGGAATTATGTATATATTACCACCTGTTACTCTAAATTTTAATATAGGATTGGCAACTGCTATTTCATTAGGAGCAATAGGATTAATAACCATGACTACTTTCCTTGCTTGTAACAATGAACTAAAAGAATCTCCATCTTCACTAATGAGACCGAGGGCACCAAAAATGGGAAAAAGAATTCTTCTTGAAAGGATACCTTTTATTTGGAATAGATTTAGTTTTAGCTATAAGGTTACAACTAGAAATATATTCAGATATAAAAGAAGATTCTTCATGACTGTAATAGGAATAGCAGGATGTACTGCATTGATGCTTACTGCTTTTGGTATTAAAGATTCCATTAGAACTGTAGTAGATAGGCAATATGGGGTTCTCTTTACCTATGATATGACAGTAGGAATAAAACCAAGTAAAGCAAAATATTTAGATGAAGTTGATAAAATAAATAGCTATGAATTAATTCTTAGGGAGAGTGGTACTCTTTCATCGAATAATATAAAGAAAGATATTTCGATTGTTGTTCCAAAAGATATCAAAAATATAGATAGTTTTATTCACCTACAGGAACGAAAAAAAGAGAATAAAATTAATATCCCAGAAGAAGGTATAGTCATCACTGAACAAGTAGGTAAAAGTCTAGATGTAAAGGTTGGAGATGAAATCACATTTATCAATGTTGATAATGATGAGGCATTAGTTAAAATTATAGGAATTACAGAGAATTATACTTTTAATTATGTATATTTATCAGCAAATTATTATGAGGAAATCTTTGACAAGGAAGTGGAATTTAATGAAGCAATTGCCATATTAGAAGATACTTCTAAGGATATTGAAGATCAATTATCGACAGAGTTATTAAGCTTGGAGGGTATTTCAGGTGTAAATTTCAATAGAACAGTTAAGGAAGATTTTGAAAACACAATAAGAAGCTTGAACTATGTTGTAATGGTAATGATCATATCTGCTGGAGCATTGGCTTTTGTAGTCTTATATAATTTAACAAATGTGAACATCAGCGAAAGAATAAGAGAAATCGCAACTATAAAAGTCTTAGGCTTTTATGATTCAGAGGTATCTGCATATATCTATAGGGAAAATACTATCCTTACTATTATTGGAACTATGGTAGGGCTTGTAATGGGCGTGATTTTGCACAGATTTATTATGATAACAGTAGAGATGGATAATATAATGTTTGGGCTAAAGTTAAGTTTTAAGTCACATATTATATCCATAATATTGACATTAGTTTTCGCAATTCTTGTAAATTTTGCAATGTACTATAAGCTTAAAAATGTTGAAATGGTAGAATCATTGAAATCAGTGGATTAG
- a CDS encoding ABC transporter ATP-binding protein: protein MESYIEFKDVKKIYRMGEVEIEALSGVDFSIDKGEFVIVAGASGAGKSTILNILGGMDTVSSGTVIVDNNEVSSFSNKELITYRRHGIGFVFQFYNLVQNLTAIENVELATQICKHPLNPEEILEAVGLSNRKKNFPAQLSGGEQQRVAIARALAKNPKLLLCDEPTGALDYNTGKSILKLLQDTCRNMGMTVVVITHNLAITPMGDKVIKVRNGKVESQTINSNPISVERIEW, encoded by the coding sequence TTGGAAAGCTATATTGAATTTAAAGATGTAAAAAAGATATATAGAATGGGTGAAGTAGAGATAGAGGCATTAAGCGGAGTTGATTTTTCTATTGATAAAGGAGAATTTGTTATAGTAGCTGGTGCAAGTGGAGCAGGGAAGAGTACTATACTAAATATACTAGGTGGTATGGATACAGTTAGCTCTGGAACCGTAATAGTGGATAATAATGAAGTAAGCTCTTTTTCTAATAAGGAACTTATTACCTATAGAAGACACGGTATAGGTTTTGTATTTCAATTTTATAATTTAGTACAAAACTTAACTGCTATTGAGAATGTAGAATTGGCAACACAAATATGTAAACATCCTTTAAATCCTGAGGAGATATTAGAAGCAGTAGGGCTTAGTAATAGAAAGAAGAATTTTCCCGCGCAACTATCAGGAGGAGAACAGCAAAGAGTTGCAATAGCAAGAGCATTAGCAAAGAATCCCAAGCTTCTTCTTTGTGATGAACCTACTGGAGCATTAGATTATAATACAGGGAAATCTATATTAAAGCTTCTACAAGATACATGTCGAAATATGGGAATGACTGTAGTTGTAATCACTCACAATCTAGCTATAACTCCTATGGGAGATAAGGTGATTAAAGTTAGAAATGGTAAGGTTGAAAGTCAAACTATAAATAGCAATCCTATTTCCGTAGAAAGGATTGAGTGGTAG
- a CDS encoding TPM domain-containing protein: protein MVGLAGKSIKGMFFILIILILFSSITVFADKSFVFDDAMLFNEEGIIGLEEKANLLSTSYNMDIIIVTTNDAMGKTSMEYADDFFDYNGFGVGDNFDGILFLIDMDNGEAYISTSGIGIKYLTDERIERVLDDVFDSGLVEGDYYGATLGFLKGTEEYLKAGIPSDQHNYPEEPKEKNRLTFFDLIISLLGGLGSFGIFFISIKSKYKMKKPVKPLNFRNNSIVSFTENEDKLIDSFVTTRVIPKPQNNSSSSSSGRSTTHKSSSGRSHGGGGRKFK from the coding sequence ATGGTAGGCTTAGCTGGTAAATCAATAAAAGGTATGTTCTTTATTTTGATAATTTTGATTCTCTTCTCTTCTATAACAGTTTTTGCAGACAAATCTTTTGTTTTTGATGACGCTATGCTATTTAATGAGGAAGGAATAATAGGTTTAGAGGAAAAAGCAAATTTATTATCTACTTCTTACAATATGGATATAATTATTGTAACTACAAATGATGCTATGGGCAAGACTTCAATGGAATATGCAGATGATTTCTTTGATTATAACGGGTTTGGTGTAGGAGATAATTTCGATGGGATATTATTTTTAATAGATATGGATAACGGAGAGGCATATATATCAACATCAGGTATTGGGATTAAGTATTTGACTGATGAGAGGATAGAAAGAGTACTTGATGATGTATTTGATAGCGGCTTAGTAGAGGGAGATTACTACGGAGCAACTTTGGGATTTTTAAAAGGAACAGAAGAATATCTTAAGGCTGGTATACCCTCAGATCAACATAATTATCCAGAAGAACCTAAGGAGAAAAACAGACTAACATTCTTTGATCTTATTATTAGCCTTTTAGGAGGACTAGGATCTTTTGGAATATTTTTTATTAGCATTAAATCCAAGTACAAAATGAAGAAACCGGTGAAACCATTGAATTTTAGGAATAATAGCATTGTAAGTTTTACAGAAAATGAAGATAAGTTAATTGATTCGTTTGTAACCACCAGAGTAATACCAAAACCACAGAACAATTCATCATCTTCTTCAAGTGGAAGAAGTACCACCCACAAATCTTCAAGTGGGAGAAGCCATGGAGGCGGAGGAAGAAAGTTTAAATAA
- a CDS encoding DUF3343 domain-containing protein, with the protein MSNNYYLSVFKTKNQAVFLYSILESMGYDNFQIISTPCTIKAGCNYSIKFSNLKYTDILYKEAKELGIEAPDIYIAERKDGKFRYKRVFI; encoded by the coding sequence ATGAGTAACAATTATTATTTATCCGTTTTTAAAACTAAAAATCAAGCTGTCTTCCTATACTCAATATTAGAGTCCATGGGATATGATAATTTTCAAATAATTTCTACTCCTTGCACTATAAAGGCTGGGTGCAATTATTCAATTAAATTCAGCAATTTAAAATATACTGATATTCTATATAAAGAAGCTAAGGAATTGGGTATAGAAGCTCCTGATATATATATTGCCGAAAGAAAAGATGGTAAATTTAGGTACAAGAGAGTTTTTATTTAA